One genomic region from Drosophila busckii strain San Diego stock center, stock number 13000-0081.31 chromosome 3R, ASM1175060v1, whole genome shotgun sequence encodes:
- the LOC108601812 gene encoding transcription factor A, mitochondrial isoform X2, giving the protein MLYTTTMLSRGSLIGSLVSKIRPLTAASISNTSVCQSKTLEEQIGLPPRPKKPLTPYFRFMREMRPKLMAADPNISTVDIVRKLSKQWVDVDPKMKERLQSEYKKDQQIYLEQRTKYDSKLTDEQRADIKQLKQDLSDAKERRQLRKRVKELGRPKKPASAFLRFVASERTNTPQSPQQTYREWHQRATAKWTRLSDEEKAVYMQESRKELDQYKKAISIWEEKMIRLGHIDVVRHGNLIEPPEPKPRKTQAQKEK; this is encoded by the exons ATGCTGTATACAACAACGATGCTTTCCCGTGGTTCCCTCATCGGCTCGCTGGTCAGCAAAATCAG ACCCTTGACTGCTGCGAGCATAAGCAACACCTCAGTGTGCCAGTCAAAGACCCTGGAGGAGCAAATCGGTTTGCCACCAAGACCAAAGAAGCCGCTTACCCCATACTTTCGGTTTATGCGTGAAATGCGTCCTAAGCTAATGGCAGCAGATCCAAATATATCCACCGTTGACATAGTGCGTAAGCTCTCTAAGCAGTGGGTTGATGTGGATCCCAAGATGAAGGAACGATTGCAGTCAGAGTACAAAAAGGATCAGCAGATCTACTTGGAACAGCGTACCAAGTACGACTCCAAGCTGACAGATGAACAACGTGCCGATATCAAGCAACTGAAGCAGGATTTAAGCGATGCTAAAGAGCGCAGACAGCTGCGTAAGCGTGTTAAAGAGCTGGGTCGTCCCAAAAAACCAGCATCCGCTTTCCTGCGCTTTGTGGCCAGTGAGCGCACTAATACACCGCAATCCCCGCAGCAAACCTATCGTGAATGGCACCAAAGAGCGACCGCTAAGTGGACGCGACTGTCGGATGAGGAAAAGGCTGTCTATATGCAAGAATCACGCAAGGAACTTGATCAGTACAA AAAAGCGATTTCTATATGGGAGGAAAAAATGATCCGTCTAGGTCATATTGATGTGGTGCGCCATGGCAATCTCATTGAGCCGCCAGAGCCTAAGCCACGCAAGACACAAGCGCAGAAAGAGAAATAG
- the LOC108601812 gene encoding transcription factor A, mitochondrial isoform X1, whose amino-acid sequence MLYTTTMLSRGSLIGSLVSKIRQVVAKNQDTAHSNQTNHNFTPTSTVPLISNINRPLTAASISNTSVCQSKTLEEQIGLPPRPKKPLTPYFRFMREMRPKLMAADPNISTVDIVRKLSKQWVDVDPKMKERLQSEYKKDQQIYLEQRTKYDSKLTDEQRADIKQLKQDLSDAKERRQLRKRVKELGRPKKPASAFLRFVASERTNTPQSPQQTYREWHQRATAKWTRLSDEEKAVYMQESRKELDQYKKAISIWEEKMIRLGHIDVVRHGNLIEPPEPKPRKTQAQKEK is encoded by the exons ATGCTGTATACAACAACGATGCTTTCCCGTGGTTCCCTCATCGGCTCGCTGGTCAGCAAAATCAGGCAAGTTGTAGCCAAAAACCAAGACACTGCACATTCCAACCAAACCAATCACAATTTTACACCTACGTCTACCGTGCCTCTAATATCCAATATAAACAGACCCTTGACTGCTGCGAGCATAAGCAACACCTCAGTGTGCCAGTCAAAGACCCTGGAGGAGCAAATCGGTTTGCCACCAAGACCAAAGAAGCCGCTTACCCCATACTTTCGGTTTATGCGTGAAATGCGTCCTAAGCTAATGGCAGCAGATCCAAATATATCCACCGTTGACATAGTGCGTAAGCTCTCTAAGCAGTGGGTTGATGTGGATCCCAAGATGAAGGAACGATTGCAGTCAGAGTACAAAAAGGATCAGCAGATCTACTTGGAACAGCGTACCAAGTACGACTCCAAGCTGACAGATGAACAACGTGCCGATATCAAGCAACTGAAGCAGGATTTAAGCGATGCTAAAGAGCGCAGACAGCTGCGTAAGCGTGTTAAAGAGCTGGGTCGTCCCAAAAAACCAGCATCCGCTTTCCTGCGCTTTGTGGCCAGTGAGCGCACTAATACACCGCAATCCCCGCAGCAAACCTATCGTGAATGGCACCAAAGAGCGACCGCTAAGTGGACGCGACTGTCGGATGAGGAAAAGGCTGTCTATATGCAAGAATCACGCAAGGAACTTGATCAGTACAA AAAAGCGATTTCTATATGGGAGGAAAAAATGATCCGTCTAGGTCATATTGATGTGGTGCGCCATGGCAATCTCATTGAGCCGCCAGAGCCTAAGCCACGCAAGACACAAGCGCAGAAAGAGAAATAG